Below is a window of Candidatus Syntrophosphaera sp. DNA.
CGGCCTGAAAGGAGTGAGCGTCGAGGTGGGCGGAAACTTCGCCTACGGCATGCTCAAGGCGGAGATCGGTGTCCATCGCCTGGTGCGCATCTCTCCCTTCAACTCCCAGGGCAAGCGCCAGACCTCTTTCGCCTCCGTCTTCGTCTATCCTGAATTCGAGGACGACATCGAGGTGGAGATCGATCTCAAGGACCTGAAAGTCGACACCTACCGTTCCAGCGGCGCCGGTGGTCAACACGTCAACACCACCGATTCCGCGGTCCGGATCACCCATCTGCCTTCAGGGATTGTGGTCAGCTGCCAAAACGAGCGCTCCCAGATCCAGAACCGCGAGAAAGCCATGGCCATCCTCAAATCCCGCCTCTACCAGCTATACGAGGAGCAGCGCGAGGCGGAGAAGAAGAAGGCCGAATCCGGCAAAACCGACATCGGCTGGGGCAACCAGATCCGCTCCTATGTCTTCCAACCCTACCAGATGGTAAAGGACCACCGCACCAACTTCGAGGTGGGTCAGGTGGACAAAGTCATGGACGGCGATCTGGACGGCTTCATCTACGCCTGGCTCAAATTCAACGCCCAGCAAAAGATGCAATGAACTATAAGGATTTGATCCCCCGGATCGATCCCCAGCGCCTGCCCGCCCATATCGGCATAATCATGGACGGCAACGGACGCTGGGCCAAACAACGCCACAGGAAGCGCCTTTTCGGACACAAGGCGGGAGCCAAATCCATCCGCCAGGTGGTGGAACTGGGGGTGGAGCTCAAGCTGCGCTATCTCACCTTCTACGCCTTTAGCACCGAGAATTGGGCCCGTCCCGCCGATGAGGTCCAGGGTCTGCTGAAACTGCTCAAGGAACAACTGGTCAAGGAGATCCCGGAGCTCAACAAACAGAACATCCACGTCCGCTTCATCGGCGGCGAGGTGCGCCTCGATCCAAGCTACCTGGCCGACATCCGCGCCGTGGCAGCCATGACCGATTCCAATACCGGCATGGCGGTGAACATCGCTTTCAATTACGGCGGACGCGCCGAGATCATCGAAGGTATCAAAAAACTCTGCCAGGAAGCCAAAACAAAGCCGGAACTGATCGCCAACCTAAGTCCGTCCAACTTCTCCCAATACCTGTATACGGCAGGCCAGCCCGATCCCGACCTGATCATCCGCACCAGCGGCGAGAGCCGCCTCTCCAATTTC
It encodes the following:
- the prfB gene encoding peptide chain release factor 2 (programmed frameshift), which produces MEYVDYKREVNSMISQIAEIRGYFNLDQKEELASQLERQMNSPGFWDDPNQARKISKQLSQVNEEIGHINSLDSLREELETYVALLDDDFNEGLLAEAVAALPNQRLFIEKAEIECYLNDKFDHENAILIIHAGAGGTEAQDWAEMLLRMYTRWAEQNKLSYHIIDSLPGEEAGLKGVSVEVGGNFAYGMLKAEIGVHRLVRISPFNSQGKRQTSFASVFVYPEFEDDIEVEIDLKDLKVDTYRSSGAGGQHVNTTDSAVRITHLPSGIVVSCQNERSQIQNREKAMAILKSRLYQLYEEQREAEKKKAESGKTDIGWGNQIRSYVFQPYQMVKDHRTNFEVGQVDKVMDGDLDGFIYAWLKFNAQQKMQ
- a CDS encoding isoprenyl transferase, whose amino-acid sequence is MNYKDLIPRIDPQRLPAHIGIIMDGNGRWAKQRHRKRLFGHKAGAKSIRQVVELGVELKLRYLTFYAFSTENWARPADEVQGLLKLLKEQLVKEIPELNKQNIHVRFIGGEVRLDPSYLADIRAVAAMTDSNTGMAVNIAFNYGGRAEIIEGIKKLCQEAKTKPELIANLSPSNFSQYLYTAGQPDPDLIIRTSGESRLSNFLLWQSAYAEIYITQTLWPDFGKLEFLLALLDFQGRKRRFGGVESK